The genomic DNA GGTGTGCTCGCGCACCTGCGCGCGAGCGGCGGGGAGTTCGACGTCGAACGATCCAACGAGGTGATCGAAGAGCTGGCCGGGCGCCGTTCTCAGGCGCCCCGACGGAAGCCGCCCCGCGGGGTCGCGTAAGGCGCGATCGATCTGGTCCAACAGGCTGTTTCGAGGTATGTCACGCCCGGTGTCCTCCCATGGGGAATGCTTGTATTGCCCAGCGGGGCGCGCCAAGCTGCCTCGAACGTCACCCGACCGGACGGACGCTTTTCGTCATGACTGCTGCGAATCGACCACCCGCCGACCAGAACGCCGCCAAGGGGATCGCCTTACTGGTCGTGGCGGTGTTGGTGGGGGTCGTGCTTCTGGCACGCTTCAACGGCGGGGGTGGCAGTGGCGGTCACGCCTCGGCGCCGAAGAACACGACGTCCACGACGGTGAACGCCCCGACGACCACGGCCGTGCTGCCAACCGGGACCACGTCGAAGCCGATCACCGCGCTGAAGGTGGCCGTGTTCAACGGCACCGGTGGCCGGGTGGCCAAAGCGGCGGGCAACACCCAAAAGGCGCTCTCGACGGCGGGCTACACCAACGTGACCGTCGGCCACGACACCGACCAGCGTTCCACGTCGGTCGTGTACTACGGGCCAACGGCCCAGCGCGGCGATGCCGCAGCCATCGCCCGGGTGATGGGCTTCAAGAACACGGCGGTGCAGGCACAAGGCACTGCGCAGCTCCCCGCTGGTTCGACCGGTGCCGACGTCGTCGTGATCCTCGGGCTCGACGCCACCTCGAACACGGCGGTCGCGGGTGGTTCCACCGGAACGAGCACGACCAGCGCCAGCAGCTCGTCCACCACGTCGACGCCGTAGCGAGCCCGTCGTCGCCACTTCCGACCTCGCCGGGTGGGCTGACCGGGCCCGCGCAGATCCGTCGCACACCGCGATCTTGAGCGACTTCGACGGCACGCTCGCGGAGATCGTCACCGACCCGACCGCCGCCCGTCCCGTCGGTGGCGTGGTAGCCACCTTGGCCGACCTCGCCGGACGGTATGCGATGGTCGCCGTCGTCTCGGGTCGTCCCGTCGGCTTCCTGCAGGACCTGCTGCCCGATTCGGTGCACTTGTCGGGCTTGTACGGGCTGGAGTCCGCGCACGGCGGTCTGCGGGTGGAGGACCCCCGGGCGACGGAGTGGCGGGGCGTGGTCGAAGAGGTCGGCGCCGACGCAGCGGAGCTGCTGCCGGCCGACGCCGATGTGGAGCTGAAAGGCTTGTCGGTGACCGTGCACTACCGGCGGGTGCCGGCGGCCGAGCGCACGATCGTCGAGTGGGCGGAGCAGGCCGGTGCTCGCAGTGGCCTGGTCGTGCGAGCGGCAAAGCGATCCGTGGAGCTGCACCCGCCCGTCGACGTCGACAAGGGCAGCGTGACCCGGCGCTTGGTCGGCGATCTGCCGCGGGTCTGCTTCCTCGGCGACGACGTGGGCGATGTGCCCGCGTTCTCGGCGCTGGCAGGGTTGGCCGCCGAGGGCCGCGACGTGCTGCGCGTGGCGGTGGCGTCGGGCGAACTGGACCCGGAGGTGGCGGGGGCGGCTGACTCGCTCGTCGACGGCCCGCGCGGCGCGTTGGCCTTCTTGCAGACGTTGACGGACGCTCAGCCCGCGGCGTCGAGCTGACCGCGCAGCCAGTCCGCCGGCGACCGGCTCAACGCGATGTCGCGTGCCGCCGTCGCGCGGCGGGCCCGTTCGGCGGCCGGCATCGTGAGCGCGAGGTGCAGTGCATCGGCCGTGCCGCTGACGTCGAACGGCTCGACGGGTATCACCGCAGATCGGAGGTACTCGAAGGCGCCGGCCTCGGTCGACAACGCGATCGCCCCGTCGCGCTCGTTCAACAGGACGCCTTCGCTGGCCACCAAGTTGAGGCCGTCACGGATCGGGTTCACGAGCAACACGTCGAAGCGGCGCAGCGCGGCGACCGATCGTGGGAAGTGGTCGGTCGGGTCGAACAGGATCGGCGTCCAGTCCGGCGTGGCCCACTTGGAGTTGAGGTCCTGGACCAGTCGGTCGACTTCTTGGCGATACGCGAGGTACTCGGGGAGCCCTTCGCGCGAGGGGTAGACAAAGGCGCCGAACGTCACTGCGCCTCGCCACTCGGGGTGCCGGGTGAGGAGGTCGTCGAACGCCCAGAAGCCGCGCAGCAAGTTCTTCGACAACTCGATCCGGTCCACTCGCAAGACGAACCGGCGGTTGCCGACGGCCGCGTCGAGCTCGTCGGCCGCGGTGGCGCACTCGGGACCTGCGGCCACCGACCGCAAGTCGTCGAGATCTGAGGCGAGCGGCGAGACGAACGTCGTCGGCACCCACCCCAGCGTGTCGTCGCAGCACGCCTCGAAGCCGCGGGCCCATCGGGCGGTGTGGAACCCGCACGCGGCGTGCGCGGCCATGCCGGCGAGCAGTTCGTGGCGGACGTCGCTCGGCAGCACTCGCAGCCCGTCGGGGGTGGCGAACGGGGTGTGGCTGAAGTGGACGAGGCGGAGGTCCGGTCGCTGCTCTGCGAGCATCGGGGCGAGCAGGCACAGGTGGTAGTCCTGCACCAGCACGGCTGCGCCGACGGGCGCGTCGTGGGCGACGGCCGTGGCGAACTGCTCGTTGACGTAGCGGTACGAGTCCCACGCTTGTCGCCATCGAGTGTCGATGCGAGGGCGGCGCGCCAGCTCGAACAACCCGTGGTGCGCGAACCACAACGTGGCGTTGCAGACCACGTCGTAGGCCTGTCGGTAGCGCACCGGGTCGAGCGCGAGCAGGCGGGCGCGGAACCCGTCGGCGTCCACGGGCGCGCCGCTCGCCGCGGCGCGGTCGTCGTCGGACATTGCCGCCGCGATCCAAACCGTGTCGGTCCCGGCGACGAGCGGGCCGAGACCCGAGACGAGGCCGCCGCCGCCCCGCTTGGCTCGCAGCTGGTCACCGTCGCGGCGGAACGACACCGGACCCCGGTTCGAGACCACCACGATGGGTCGGCGACCTGCGTCCATGAGCGCCCCACCCTACGGGAGCGAGGCTGGCCGTCCCGACGCCCTCGGGCCTCCGTCCCTCCCGACCGGTGCTGGAATGTGGCGGTGCGAGTCGTGGCCGCTCCCGACAAGTTCCGTGGCACTGCCACCGCCCGCGAGGTCGCGAGCGCGGTGGCCGCGGCTGCCGACCGCGCCCGATGGTCGTGCACGCAGGTACCCATGGCTGACGGCGGCGAGGGCACCCTCGACGCGCTGGGTGGCCCGAATCGCACGTCCACGGTCAGCGGCCCCTTGGGTGATCCGGTCGAGGTCGAGTGGCGCCTCGCGCGGGGGACGGCCGTGATCGAGATGGCCCGGGTGGCCGGCCTCGAGTTGGTGGGCGGGCCGGCGGGCAACGACCCGGTTGCCGCGGCCACCCAGGGCGTCGGCGAGCTCGTCAGCTTGGCGGTCGACGCCGGCGCCCGGCGGGTGATCGTCGGGATGGGCGGGTCGGCCACCACCGACGGGGGGCTGGGTGCGCTACGGGCGATGTATCCGTTGCAGCGCTACCGGGCGGTCGAGCTCGTCGCGGCGTGCGATGTCCGGACTTGTTTCATCGACGCCGCCGAGCGCTTCTCGCCACAGAAGGGCGCCAGCCCGAACCAGGTCGAGTTGCTGCGCCGCCGGCTCGAGCGGTTGGCGCAGGTGTACCGCGAGGACTACGGGGTCGATGTGAGCACGCTCGAGGGCGGGGGTGCGGCCGGGGGGTTGGCCGGCGGCCTGGCCGCGGCGGGTGCGCGCCTGGAGCCCGGCTTCGAGTTGGTTGCCGACGAAGTGGAGCTCTTCGAGTCGCTGGAAGGGGCCGACCTCGTCATCACCGGCGAGGGGTTCCTCGACGAGCAGTCGTTCGAGGGGAAGGTCGTCGGCGGCGTGGTCGACCTCGCGGCGGAGGTCGGCGTGCCGGTGCTCGCGGTCGTGGGCCAGGTGTTCGATGGGGCCGACGACCGGGTGCGCGCGATCTCACTGGTCGAGGAGTTCGGCGAGGAGCGGGCCCGCGGCGACACGCTCACGTGTGTCACCGAAGCGGTCAGTCGTCGCCTCGCGGAGGGCCTTCGCTGAGCCCGTCCCGACGGCGGGCGATCGCGCGTGCGACGCCTTCCAACGGGTCGTCGCCTTCCCCGATCGGCGGCATCGCCGCGCGAGCGCCCGGCCCGGCCAGCCCGTCGACGAACTCGGCCAGGCGGCCGTCGCTGGCGCCCGCGGCGCCGCGGCTGGCGGTGGTCGAAGCCGGCGCAGGGCCGATCTCGCTCGCCGGGCGGTAACCGGCGACGTGCACCAGCGGCGGCCGGTCGCGCACGTCGACCGGCGCCACGAGACCGTCCGGTCGCCGGTACACCGGCGTGTCGGTGACGTCGAGCCCCGCACGCCGCAGCGCAGTCGTCATGACGGCCAGGGCCTGGGGCCCGAGCTCGTGCAGCGGGCGGTTGCGGTGCTTGCGGACACCGAGGTCGATCTGCGCGACCGCTTCGACGCCCCACCCGCCCGTGATGTCGATCAACAGGCCGATGTCGACCCCGTATCCGCCGGCAAACCGCACGCGCTCGACCACCTCGCGCCGGCTCGCGTACTCGCCGCCGATCGGTTGGATGATGTCGACCAGCTCAGGGAACCAGGTGGTGAGCACCGGCCGGGCGACCAGCTCGGTCACTCGTCCGCCCCCCACCTCCCCTTCGCCGCCGGGGCGCTCGTAGTAGCCCTTCACGAGCGCGACGTCGGGGTCGCCGAGCAAGGGGGCGACCAGACCCGTCACGAACGAGGTGTCGAACTGTTCCAAGTCGGCGTCGAGCCACACGATGAGGTCGCCGTCGGCTGCGGCCACCGACTTCCACAGTGCCTCGCCCTTGCCCCTGCGGGTGCCTTCCTCGGGGAGCACGTCAGCGGCGCTGACGACCCGTGCGCCCGTGGCCTTCGCCACTTCCGCCGTGTCATCGGTCGACGCATCATCGACCACCAGCACCTCGTCGACCAACGGCACGGTGTCCATGAGATCGGCGCGAATGCGCCCGACGATGCCGGCGATGGTGGGGCTCTCGTTGTGCGCGGGGAGGCACACCGAGACGCGCAGATCCCCCTTCCGTTCGACCAGCTGGGAGGGGGAGAGGTAGGGGAACGACATCACGAAAGGGGCGACCAGGGCGCAATGGCCAGGGTAGGCCGCAGTTGGCGGTGCGCGGGCAGGTCGCTGCGATCGTGGGACACCGTGTTGGTGCGCCAGACTCCGCCTGGCGTACCCACCCCATGGCGATGAGCCGGCTCGCCCGTCGGCCCGCCTCCTGATCGCGTCGCGCCCCACCTTGCCGGTCATGGGGACTCGGCCGGTACGATCAAGCCGCGCCACCGGCGCCGACCCCGACCGAAGCCACTCCCGAGGCGAGCCCATGACCGTCACCGTCCGAATCCCCACCACCTTGCGCACCTTGACGGCCGGTGCGTCGGAGGTGCAGGTCGAGGGCTCCACGGTCGGCGAGGTGCTCGAGAACCTCGACGCCACCCACCCAGGCTTCACCAGCCGCCTGCTCGATGACGACGGTGGCCTGCGCCGGTTCGTGAACGTCTTCGTCGCCGACGACGACGTGCGGTTCCTGAACGGCCTCGAGACCGCGGTGCCCGCCGGCGACGTGGTGGCCATCATCCCTGCCGTCGCGGGCGGCTGATCGCAGGGGTGCCCGGCGCGGTGGCCACCGGGCCGCCGGGCTGCGCCGAATTCGGTGGCGCGGTGTTGCGACGGGCGTCGTCGCGTGGTTTCCTGTTAGCAGTCTCAACCTGAGAGTGCTAACGAACGTCATCTGGAGGCTCGCGCCGAATGCCCAAGATCATTTCCTTCGATGAGCAGGCCCGCCGGTCGCTCGAGGCCGGCATGAACCAGCTCGCCGACGCGGTGCGCGTCACGCTCGGGCCCAAGGGCCGCAATGTCGTGTTGGAGAAGAAGTGGGGCGCACCCACGATCACCAAGGACGGCGTGTCGGTCGCCAAGGAGATCGAGCTCGAGGACCCGTACGAGAAGATCGGCGCCGAGCTGGTCAAGGAAGTCGCCAAGAAGACCGACGACGTCGCGGGTGACGGCACCACCACCGCCACGGTGCTCGCCTGGTCGATGGTGCGTGAGGGGCTGCGCAACGTCGCGGCCGGCGCCAACCCGATGGCGCTCAAGCGCGGCATCGAGGCCGGCGTCGAGGCGGCCGTCGCCAACCTGGCGTCGCTGTCGAAGGACGTCGAGTCCACCGACCAGATCTCGCAGGTGGCTTCGATCTCGGCCAACAACGACGCCGAGATCGGCGCGCTGATCGCCGAAGCGATCGACAAGGTCGGCAAGGACGGCGTGGTCACCGTCGAGGACTCCAACACCTTCGGGCTGGAGCTCGACTTCACCGAGGGCATGCGGTTCGACAAGGGCTACATCTCGCCCTACTTCTCGACCGACCCCGAGCGCATGGAAGCGGTGCTCGAAGACGCGTACGTCCTGTTCGTGAGCACCAAGATCTCGGCGATCCGCGACCTCGTCCCGGTGCTCGAGAAGGTCATGCAGTCGGGCAAGCCGTTGCTGATCGTGGCCGAGGACGTCGAGGGCGAGGCGCTCGCCACGCTGGTCGTCAACAAGATCCGCGGGACGTTCAAGTCGGTGGCCGTGAAGGCGCCCGGGTTCGGTGAGCGCCGCAAGGCGATGCTCAGCGACATGGCCATCCTCACCGGCGGTCAGGTCATCGCCGAGGAAGTCGGCCTCAAGCTCGAGAACGTCACCCTCGACTTGCTCGGCCAGGCCCGCAAGATCACGGTCAGCAAGGACGAGACCACGATCGTCGACGGCGCCGGCACCGAGGACGACATCAAGGGTCGCATCGCCCAGATCAAGCGGGAGATCGAGGACACCGACTCCGACTACGACCGCGAGAAGCTGCAGGAGCGGCTCGCCAAGCTGTCGGGTGGCGTGGCCGTCCTCAAGGTCGGCGCCGCCACCGAGGTGGAGCTCAAGGAGAAGAAGCACCGCATCGAGGACGCGGTCAGCACCGCCAAGGCAGCGGTCGAGGAAGGCATCGTTCCCGGCGGTGGGGTCGCGCTGCTGCGCTCCCAGGCCGCCGTGCTCGACGCCGCGGACAAGCTCGAGGGCGACGACGCCACGGGCGCTCGGATCGTGGCCAAGGCCATCGAGGAGCCGCTCAAGCAGATCGCGGTCAACGCCGGCCTCGAAGGCGGCGTGGCGGTCGAGAACGTGCGCAACCTGAAGGGCGCCAAGGGCCTGAACGCCGGCACCGGCGAATACGAGGACCTCATCAAAGCGGGCGTGGTCGACCCCACCAAGGTCACCCGCTCGGCCCTTCAGAACGCCGCGTCGATCGCGGCGCTGTTCCTCACCACCGAAGCGGTGATCGCCGACGCCCCCGAGGACGCGGCGCCCGCCATGCCCGGTGGCATGGACGACTTCTGATCCGTCCGTCCGACCAACGCACCACGCGACGGGAGGCCCTCCGGGGCCTCCCGTTCACGTTCCGGCTCGCCGCGCCCGGGCCGCGAGGGCGACGTCACCGCCCTGCGGCGCGGCATGCGAGCGCTGCCACTGCTGGTCGCGCGCGGTGTCGGCGGCATGGGCGATCCAGGTCTCGAGCCAGGTGAGGCCCTCGACCAGCGAGTTGGTGTCCCGGCGCTGGTGGTCGTAGGCCGCGCGGAACCGCTCGTGGAACGGACCCGACCAGTCGCGTTCGGCCGTAGCGGCGCGGACGGCTGCCACGGCGGCGCTGGACTCGAGCGTGGCGATCAACCGATCGCAGGCCGCCGTCGCCTCCGCGGCAGCTGCGTGGTCGAACGCCCCTTGGTCAGTTGCCACCCGCGGACAAGATGTCGCCCTGGACGCGCAAGGCGGCGGCCAGGACCTCCTGCAGGGAGCCGTGGAAGTTGCGCAAGTCGGCCTCTGCCCGTTCCCATGCCGAGCGGAACTCGATGGCGTGGCGGCCGTCCCAGTGGACGGGGTCGCCGAGGATCGCGCCTTGGGCACGGAACTGGGCCAGGACTTCTTCGAACGGCCCGCCGATCACGGCATGGAGCTGTTGGCTGGCTGCGACGGCGTCGCCGTCGCATGCGACTCGGCCCATGGTCGACCTCCCGGTCAGGTGAGATGTGGTGCGGGAGGAAGGGTGGGGGAGTCGGGCGGG from Acidimicrobiales bacterium includes the following:
- the groL gene encoding chaperonin GroEL (60 kDa chaperone family; promotes refolding of misfolded polypeptides especially under stressful conditions; forms two stacked rings of heptamers to form a barrel-shaped 14mer; ends can be capped by GroES; misfolded proteins enter the barrel where they are refolded when GroES binds); the encoded protein is MPKIISFDEQARRSLEAGMNQLADAVRVTLGPKGRNVVLEKKWGAPTITKDGVSVAKEIELEDPYEKIGAELVKEVAKKTDDVAGDGTTTATVLAWSMVREGLRNVAAGANPMALKRGIEAGVEAAVANLASLSKDVESTDQISQVASISANNDAEIGALIAEAIDKVGKDGVVTVEDSNTFGLELDFTEGMRFDKGYISPYFSTDPERMEAVLEDAYVLFVSTKISAIRDLVPVLEKVMQSGKPLLIVAEDVEGEALATLVVNKIRGTFKSVAVKAPGFGERRKAMLSDMAILTGGQVIAEEVGLKLENVTLDLLGQARKITVSKDETTIVDGAGTEDDIKGRIAQIKREIEDTDSDYDREKLQERLAKLSGGVAVLKVGAATEVELKEKKHRIEDAVSTAKAAVEEGIVPGGGVALLRSQAAVLDAADKLEGDDATGARIVAKAIEEPLKQIAVNAGLEGGVAVENVRNLKGAKGLNAGTGEYEDLIKAGVVDPTKVTRSALQNAASIAALFLTTEAVIADAPEDAAPAMPGGMDDF
- a CDS encoding glucosyl-3-phosphoglycerate synthase → MSFPYLSPSQLVERKGDLRVSVCLPAHNESPTIAGIVGRIRADLMDTVPLVDEVLVVDDASTDDTAEVAKATGARVVSAADVLPEEGTRRGKGEALWKSVAAADGDLIVWLDADLEQFDTSFVTGLVAPLLGDPDVALVKGYYERPGGEGEVGGGRVTELVARPVLTTWFPELVDIIQPIGGEYASRREVVERVRFAGGYGVDIGLLIDITGGWGVEAVAQIDLGVRKHRNRPLHELGPQALAVMTTALRRAGLDVTDTPVYRRPDGLVAPVDVRDRPPLVHVAGYRPASEIGPAPASTTASRGAAGASDGRLAEFVDGLAGPGARAAMPPIGEGDDPLEGVARAIARRRDGLSEGPPRGDD
- a CDS encoding glycerate kinase, with the translated sequence MAAPDKFRGTATAREVASAVAAAADRARWSCTQVPMADGGEGTLDALGGPNRTSTVSGPLGDPVEVEWRLARGTAVIEMARVAGLELVGGPAGNDPVAAATQGVGELVSLAVDAGARRVIVGMGGSATTDGGLGALRAMYPLQRYRAVELVAACDVRTCFIDAAERFSPQKGASPNQVELLRRRLERLAQVYREDYGVDVSTLEGGGAAGGLAGGLAAAGARLEPGFELVADEVELFESLEGADLVITGEGFLDEQSFEGKVVGGVVDLAAEVGVPVLAVVGQVFDGADDRVRAISLVEEFGEERARGDTLTCVTEAVSRRLAEGLR
- a CDS encoding ubiquitin-like small modifier protein 1, with translation MTVTVRIPTTLRTLTAGASEVQVEGSTVGEVLENLDATHPGFTSRLLDDDGGLRRFVNVFVADDDVRFLNGLETAVPAGDVVAIIPAVAGG
- the otsB gene encoding trehalose-phosphatase; translated protein: MSDFDGTLAEIVTDPTAARPVGGVVATLADLAGRYAMVAVVSGRPVGFLQDLLPDSVHLSGLYGLESAHGGLRVEDPRATEWRGVVEEVGADAAELLPADADVELKGLSVTVHYRRVPAAERTIVEWAEQAGARSGLVVRAAKRSVELHPPVDVDKGSVTRRLVGDLPRVCFLGDDVGDVPAFSALAGLAAEGRDVLRVAVASGELDPEVAGAADSLVDGPRGALAFLQTLTDAQPAASS
- a CDS encoding LytR C-terminal domain-containing protein, translated to MTAANRPPADQNAAKGIALLVVAVLVGVVLLARFNGGGGSGGHASAPKNTTSTTVNAPTTTAVLPTGTTSKPITALKVAVFNGTGGRVAKAAGNTQKALSTAGYTNVTVGHDTDQRSTSVVYYGPTAQRGDAAAIARVMGFKNTAVQAQGTAQLPAGSTGADVVVILGLDATSNTAVAGGSTGTSTTSASSSSTTSTP
- a CDS encoding trehalose-6-phosphate synthase; this encodes MDAGRRPIVVVSNRGPVSFRRDGDQLRAKRGGGGLVSGLGPLVAGTDTVWIAAAMSDDDRAAASGAPVDADGFRARLLALDPVRYRQAYDVVCNATLWFAHHGLFELARRPRIDTRWRQAWDSYRYVNEQFATAVAHDAPVGAAVLVQDYHLCLLAPMLAEQRPDLRLVHFSHTPFATPDGLRVLPSDVRHELLAGMAAHAACGFHTARWARGFEACCDDTLGWVPTTFVSPLASDLDDLRSVAAGPECATAADELDAAVGNRRFVLRVDRIELSKNLLRGFWAFDDLLTRHPEWRGAVTFGAFVYPSREGLPEYLAYRQEVDRLVQDLNSKWATPDWTPILFDPTDHFPRSVAALRRFDVLLVNPIRDGLNLVASEGVLLNERDGAIALSTEAGAFEYLRSAVIPVEPFDVSGTADALHLALTMPAAERARRATAARDIALSRSPADWLRGQLDAAG